The following nucleotide sequence is from Acyrthosiphon pisum isolate AL4f chromosome A2, pea_aphid_22Mar2018_4r6ur, whole genome shotgun sequence.
aaaacctagaataactattttagttattttgttgtgattgtataatattattcgtgtgtacttgaaacttctaaagtatgctatcaggggtggataggtagtatttatgttacagggaaatatttgaaggggcccccaaactgaaaaaaaatttggtcactTCGCTCTCATagatattcaatctaacacctttacctataaataaaatgtttcgtgcaaaaatgtattagtttggtgaggggctggggaaacggcatatgagaaaataaaatttataataaaaattaattattattatttatttaatataacaattttaattcttgACTTGtcgtgctattattatattgttgaaaataacagtaagtaataataatttatataaatttaaactattcctatttggtgaatattttattctgcaaaaaaaCAAAGTGTAGACCCGAGTGGGCCCCCCAACATAAATATAGATGGgggcccacagggaaaatccctttttccctatgggcctatccacccctgtatgctattatatatctatgatagtatcacggtttgttgttggtgtaaaacgcgttataagtacctaatggatattgtgatatgattaatttggaatttattataggtcaattttttttttaataccatagataagtatatatataatatgtcttatatctatagagtctagactgacataccgtctccgctcaggatcgtttttcttatacaatattgatattatatcattgaattcaaatttaataccatccattatacagtgacccacttttaacctactgtacagcagagtgacatccacttgcccgccttttttattatgtaccaatTACAagaacatttatacaaattataaaatgttgatagattaatattaatcatactcAAGTTTTCAAGTCATCATAGGGCCTGTACCATCGAAACCCATTACCCGTTATGAACACATTAATCTTAGTAGGTACCTTCACCAATTTAAATAACTCGACATCTATTCTCTTTCGAATTtccatataaaaatgttcaaaaaagtCATCCGATTAACAATTGCCGGGAAAAAAGGCGTGTGATTTTCGAAAGTCTGTATCCACTCAAGATACTTGTCttaaatggtacctatataaacaatctaaataattgaaaatatattcagaagttcaaaaaatcagaatttgaaaaaatgtattattattggacGAAATGGGAGTGAGAGCATACTTAAtggaacactctgtatatacatAATCTTGCACTACAGATATCACGCGAATATATTTGGCTGCAGGACCAGCAGGTATTGCACTCTCGTGAGGGACGACTCTGTATAATCtgtatataacagtataatattatcataatattgcatattatattttatagacacaaTGTAAACAAAAGCAAAcgattaataagttatattatatggacgACAGCGGAATAATATACGCTCTCgctgtaattataaaaatcgcgcatatttatttaatttcgtttttacggcttttcaattaaaaacgcATATTATACGACGAGGCTcggctacataatataatattatcgatattcgTTATCTTCTACGCGAGTTTATagctgataaaatattatattacacaagcGACACGCATATGCTTACCTATCAAGACGTAAAAGTATACGACTGTAGACGAGGACCGATGAGCggcctatacaaaaatatatatgttggtGCCTACACAATCGTACAGGATCTATAAGGCGAcggaataggtaggtatataccgggtgatccattttacgtaagtgtatgaccctcattatttcaaaaactattagattttgaaaacatttttctaaaaaaaataatttagaattgtACTTTTTACCGTTTTTTATCGCtatcattttaaacttttttcaaatttttcaatgacctaatgtatttttaattacttattccaaagaaaaatatcatttggagtaggtacttatacttaatacatataaatcgaaATTATGATTAGTATagagtttatgagttataactttaaatatctataactaCCTAATAAACTATCATATTATGCTTGTCCAAATTTTGTAAGTGTCAGAATATTCTGAAAAATTCTGCttcgaaatataaaataaaaaatgaatgttgtcattctaaaaagtaaaaacttttataaaaacattaggtatttagtaatcaattaaaatgatgtaaaataaatatattcaaaaaattttttttggaataaaaagcgttttatattaagtgtatcaccctgtatataaattCCGACTGTAAAACAAACGACGGACGACGACAACGATATCTcgtttcgaattttttttatttttattgcgttGCATTTCCGAAAACGTTTTGAACCATCGCGCGggctttctatataatattatattataatatacgcgcacGTCATGGCGAGTGGACtgacacaaaactaaaaaatagttttttctcCTACCGTCGACgaatcgtttataataataataataatatctatatgtgATAGCATAGAATGCGTTCGGGAAAGACTTTTTTCCTTCCGgttctatattattgttatggtcTAAGAGTTAAGAGAATTATGCCGCTGTGTCTCTTGGTTTCTTTCTCCAACCTTCtggcaaaatacatttttacgttattttatgaaatatgaagattttaaaactgtatattttatatattttacctaagTGCTAATTTGCATAAAActctaaatacatttataaagtcAATACACGaccacagataatgttcttaactttaaatttgataataaagataaattcattctaatattaaaatcaacagCGCAAATCGGCCGGATGCTGCTGTATACTCAGTACTCAAATAGTTGCCATATTGCGCCTAAGCCAGAGAGACGAAATTTACATTTGCTGACATCCTTTCAAGTGGAAATTGTcctcacaaaatataaaattatgaatgtttttgaagccgttacaatatttattattcactgcAATATTGACGGATTTCTATACCATCGGTCATGCAGACAGGTTAGGTTTGTTCATTATTGTCGCATATCAgcacttacctataatattacacgatatattatatcatcatgataatatagttaAGCATTTGCAGGGGTAGAGTTTCACCATACTCTGCGTGCGCAAAAAAAAAAGGGTAAACTGACGGAGAATagatgagtataataataatatcattaagacgtctgatagataataatataattattactctaTTCGGGTTTCAGCGTGTATTAGGTCTAAAATTTGATGACAGAAAAAAGTCAATATTGGACCAAATGTTTCGTTGGatgaaataaaatgataatgtgAAATGTATATAACCCGTCCGATTCATCTTGGAACTTAGCAACAGTTACGATTTTAAAAAAACGGTGgtctgaaacataatattatagtttttggcCCACATTGCCGAGTGCCAAGATCAACTGGACTTGTTATACTTATCTAATTTATTGGGTAGCCTATAACGGGCATTCATCAGTTACcctcaaaactatttttttgtatcgGTTAGCCAGTTGCCCTCAACCTAtaatgtaccagttgccctcaacatattttaacaaatgacCATAACACCTGGCGTAATACAGGGAAGGTAAATAATATGTGACGACATGACATCATGCTGCAGGACGTGGCTATATAGTGTTAGTattcaataatgaaaataaaagaataaatacaatgttttcaatgataataataagcgagataaattgtataatttgtcaaaaaaaaaaatgtttgcgtcTAAAATTACCCTCTTTATACCAGGTGCGCTATTAGACGTGGAGGGCTGCAAAATGGTTTATTCGGATGAGGGAAACtggtacattttgtaaattccGAAAACAGCCGATGTGGGCCACGGGTCAACACTcaggggtgggggggggggcgcagTGATTTAAAACGGTCGAGGGGAGATCGGAGATGATACAACACCAAAACACCCCCGGCTATACGCCACTGCAGACGCGCCCTTAAAGCTTTAATAAAACTGTTGtggttattgttgttatatcgtCAATTGAACGTATTGTTACAGTGACGGGGCCGACAAGCAGAGGTTCTACGAGGTGTCGTGCAAGCCGGGCGTCGAGGGCAAGCCGTGTCTGTTCATGGAGCGCAAGCTGCACGCGCACTCGACGTGCGTGCAACGGTATTCGTATTCGTACGCGATCGTGCGCGAGGAGAACGCCCGGCACCACCACGGCATGAGCAGTGGACAGTACAACAGCAACGGCGGCAAGCAGACGTTCCAGTCGCTGTTCCCGAACGACAACAACGTTTGGAAATTGGATTACATAAAGGTGCGCAGCGGGTGCGCGTGCATGTTGCAGACGCCCAAGAAAAAGCAACAAAAGCAGAGGCGGAagaacggcggcggcggtgcggGGGGCagcagtggcggcggcggcaagAGCAGGTCGCAACAGTGAGCGATGACCAAGACGACGCCGACAACGACAACGACgacattacactattacagcggcggcggcggcggcggtgatgACGCCACTGCGCCGTCGAGCACGGTGTGTTCCGCGAGTCCTATTCAATAGACGACGACGACCCTTTTTAATTCGTGTCGTCgtgttccccccccccccctcatcgCGCGCCTacgcacaataattataataataataatataatgtaatattacgcCGTACAAGCatgttatgaattaaatttattaaatatttcacctaatattattatatcgtgtacGCCGACACGCCTCTCATCCGTTTCCGACTCGACGACGATTGTTTTCTTTTTCCACCCataaatttataggtattatttttattttttgtactaaattataaaatattgttatgatattatgcaaaacaaaacaaaaaaaaccacaagCGATATTTTTAtcctcgatttttttttttatcgcttctagtttgttttttaatccAACGAAACACACGTGCGCACGTCATGCCGCGCGAGTCTTCTTCTTATTCTACTTCTTCTTCTCCACCtccaattttttgattttttttttttcattcactcTCGCCTTAAATAATACGTTCGCCGCCGCACTATATAGCGATTTCACGTAAACACCGCACACACTCGCAATTTATAAAGacgttaagaaaaaaaaaatagcattaattTATACGTCGCCACGAaccgttttattaatatattatatatttttttttaatcaaattttataattcaatataatataaaataatatacacataatacacgactatattatatattatagtgtagcgagcggttataataataataataataatatataaaatataatattatactgtttatagtCATTCGAATGTTACCTTAGGCTTATGAATACagaataggtaatattgttaAGTAATTACGACTGCTTCGCaacgataggtaggtaggtaggtaggtatgtaggtaggtatatacatactacataatataataagtgcatattataatattaaaaaaataataataaatgttttttgttttatattatatacatactcgTTACCTCGATCTATAATTATCATCTTCGGGATGAATTACaacatgttaattttttttttttatcaaacaaaagcGCTGCGTTttactacttattatatatacacacacacactctctcGCGTAATCTCTCCTTATAACTTAATATGcttctaaattaatattatattttgtatattattatcctctTCTTCGGCACCCgcattattaacttattatttttttttccttcgtCATTCTGTTGTACATcataaccaataatattataatatatgtgttttttttaatctttataagtgtacgttaaaatatatggtatggatatatattatatatatatatatatatattgacatattatcatatgtgtatatttatttattttttgttaatattatattaccgtgttgataatatagtaggaatgtactttatacaatatgtacacaTACGTATTTATTCACTACAATCATTGTACATTctatgttgtttatttatttactacttttaattacataatttatatatattatacaccacatacatactattattacctatgtatagctattataataatttaattatcgaatattttttttatttgtattttttgttttttgtcaatttcaattttggtccgtttcatatattatattaatgaccCATTAAGCTGTTTTTGCCACACATAATTGCGTCATTCTAAACGTTACCTAACATGGCCGATAGTAGTTACATAACCGATGTCAAACGCATACACACAAGTGCCcacttaatatacctaatattatatctttatacaaatatttttatattcgagTTTGTATCCAGACAACGACTgtgtactaaataataataatataggtaatagcacaaaataataaaatatattttactacgtaGTGGAATagtttatgcataatataacacTGCAAacctattaatattgttatataataatacctcgCGTGCTTCTGTCCATGCCATGTTATTATTAGGAATTCGTTCAAAATCCCGACAAATCAAAACCTTGACAGTTCAAAATCCAGacgaattatcatttaaaatataaaaatatattataatatacaatatgatcgATGTTAAATTTAGCAGGTATATAAGTGCACAAacatacaactataatacaaaatatattgttgatataatatataaatattaatgatataagtaTACAACTATATCTTATCTAAATATACATGGGCGAAGATGTGGGTCAGCTAagccccacaaaaaaaaaaaactccgaAGCCCAACCTAATATTTCCTATCTTAATCACCCTCGTcagtttaacaaaattaataaaattatgttattgtaatatcattCACGACTTTCCgagttcatttatattttaaactcgaTTTAATAAGTTTTTGATTTGTCGGGGTCATGACCAAgacctattattgtatttatcattTCACGTCAACGTTCGCTTGTACTGTTcgattgacatattattaatattatgttcgaatGTCGTACACGATTCGTTGCGAACAGTTCGAATTttcaataagataatattataacaaattactaCACATTTCTGTAGGCAATAAATTAACCGGATACGAATCGCATACGACATTCGAGCGTGCgcttattatatacctaaaatatcatattataatattatcattgtccgactttttttttttgtctaatgtATAAATGTGCACAGAAacgatgagaaaaaaaaattaacaacaatattgtaaCGATCATCGACATTATATTGTTAGACGGCGTTTTATGTATGCATTTAAATCGACATTTGTGTGTCCTCTATAGGGGCTTAGATGGTTAGGagcaaaacacaataatattttgtcagaatgcgagaaaataatatgtccGAGTGCGCCTTTGCTGATGCTATATCggcaataatattgtacatttttcagAGTCcgatttatatatacataatacatataatatctatctgtatatatttatataagtataaatatgcaCAATTTAGATTATTGTTTGATAATCGAAACATTTAAacgcactttttttttatgaattaataaagaAGAAATTATACCTATGATCAATTGTTcgagttttattttcaaagtatCGTTATAATGCTATTATAGTTTGTTACTATAATAGTCGGCGGACCTGTACTTAGAAAAATGTCTTCAGCTACTTTACTGACGAAATTGGATAACACCATTTTATCAACAAATGGCAAATCACcacaaactataaattaaatgtttatgggttaaaaattaaaagttttttcaaGACATTCGGACGTTCACGCCATTACGCCTAATCTGGCAACatcgaaataattttaaatcgaaatggtacatattatatatcttacacAAAATGTATGTCAGATGTATTGTCATGTTAAAATGTGCACAATCGCAATATGAAAAAGGTAAAATGTGAACAatcgtacattattatttattgtcatatacctacctaaatataactATACCAATGTACCACACGCAGTCACGCTGCAGTCTGCAAAATACATATTTCAGGTATCATTAATGGACAATGATTTCCATACaacctatacaattaatagtCAATACTCAGTAGGTGGCAACATTTATCGGAATTTCACCTTCCTGCAACACATCATTACTTGATCCACACAACATTTTAGGACGGAGCCATTTTCCTCCAGAAATGAGATACCGTTGTCCTCCACAATATTGTGGAGGAGGAAATTAGTTTCCATTTTCCTCCCAACacatttatttactaaaattatgtcCATTatctttcaaatattaaaataatatttagcagatattttagtcatttatttcttttgtattcaacataattttacaaaaaaataatataatatttataaaaaaaatataattgttaataattcaaagatatatatttttttttttgttaatattataatatgttttaaaaatatatttatcatattataaattcgttTTTGAAGAAAATggtcaagattttttttttttttgaaaatggatAAGTACTGGAGGTAAATGGTTACatccaaattttattttgattgggtaatatatttaatagatcATGTTAAACTTAACTTTTCGACTTGATTTGATGacgtttatatgaaaaataatatgtaaacgttataatattttcatacctaataataactatattttttatttttttttttgcatatggcataattatattatgttcgtcgAGGAAGAGAGTAAAAATTTTCGCAACCCAACTGTATACCTCAAAGTTCAAATGACGAATTCTGCGATCACGCTTGTAATCAAGGTTAAGGCAAGCTTTTTCGTATGGTAGGGAACCTTGCAGTGCAACCAGCACGAAACAATATCTGGATTCAACACTGACATAGACATTATAAAGTGTATAAGCCAACAGCCTTCCTGTCTGTTTCCTAATGATGAGCTACAGCGTGGTAATAATactcaatataggtattatacgtatttttattGCCGAAAATAGTTGGGGGGAGGTTTGAAAGGAGGCCCAAAAAATTGGGCTGTTTGCGTCCATGTGTATTTTGTTGGTATACCTACTCCGAGCCGGGaactataataatcaaattcagtttatatattattattatattatttatttacacgaAAGACCGAGGTGGCTCGTTCAATCACATATTACTGCTgtgttacaattaattataataatatattattttacagtcaCGCTGTCGCGATCAAGATgacgatatttattttaatcgcaTTCGGGTAGtgacattaatatatttcattttcaacgACACGTTTTCgtgattaaaatcataatatttacaatttaaaaattgtatcgaaTTATTATATGAAGTACGATCACGGAAATatgagttaataattttttatttatttattttttgttaactgCTTAGCGCACATACAATTTTACGCGCGgaaaaaattttattagttatacttattacctatttaccgatatattatcaacaatctcaacaagtttttttttctcgtccCGGAAGAATATAAATCGACCGCGACGTGTAATCTGCTTGCCgccgatttaatattatatatatttttaaattaagtaggtatattatataggtacgtaaaaaaaacattccGCATCTGTAAGTACCAATgggattaaataaaaaaaaaacggcctACGTTAACAGTATATTGCACAGGGACACGACAGCTGGGGAAttcaaaaagatttaaaatgctttttttacaacacaaatacaattataataaaatattatactttacttaaaatgttgtcataatagtaggtataggtaatcaatgtgataaataaattattgattatttaatataaataagtataaagcGACAATGTTcaaagaagtttagattttgtttagtttttatttaatatataatatttatatatttgtaaaaaaatatgtctggagGGGGCCTGGGCCCCTAGGCCTCCCTGGATCCGTCTCTGGCGTAAGATGAGGTTACCGAgctttattaaaagtaaaatataaaaacatattattaatatcgtatttcgcatatattgtaggtacctattcaaactCGATAAATATTGATCGTTCCTGCAGAcagttccccccccccccccacatcaAATGTCGGGTTCCTGTACTAAATATGGTTTTGCGGGCCTTAtacaaaacttcaaaaaaaaaaaaaaaatacaaccaattaaaaacgaaatggGTGTCCCATACACGATTTCTAGGTAATAAATGGATAACACacagcttaaaataataaaactattactataaaataattattcctatcaaaatttcaaaaattacaaaataaaatacattttaacggGCTGCTAAAATAGCCGGGGCCCTGTACTCCAGGTCCAACAGCCCCCGCTTGTGAGGTTTCTGCACTATGAACTCATATTATACACTCGTTATACTATGTACTTGGCGATTCactatatgtatctatacaGCTCATCCttatttttcttattgattGTGCATTTATCCAAATcgtgatttttggaattttcaaaggaatattcaaatgttaaattttcaattgctTAGATTTTTATCAGATAGattataccatttaaggagtGCGTTCTGCAGTGGCGATGCAAACTGTTTATTTTCAAAGAGAAACACCCTTTTCCTCTAAGAGTTTTTAACAGATCtctgttttgaaaatgttaatggtTCTTCCTGGTCGACATTCAAATGAGTAATT
It contains:
- the LOC100572119 gene encoding uncharacterized protein LOC100572119, producing LYFIFFQVLITLIGVLLANSASEPILPTDFSNETHRQSNNKSLNKNYQDWLGGEDTSIEEEVADHHWLSSRKSQEYLVAVGGQEDCCPSQMEMIEPNGGSNPDGLYVELFSDGADKQRFYEVSCKPGVEGKPCLFMERKLHAHSTCVQRYSYSYAIVREENARHHHGMSSGQYNSNGGKQTFQSLFPNDNNVWKLDYIKVRSGCACMLQTPKKKQQKQRRKNGGGGAGGSSGGGGKSRSQQ